TGCCCGACTATAAGGACCCCGGGCGCACCGGGTCCGACGAGAAGACAGACGGTGACTGAGGATCCGCTGTCGGCGTTCGATGTGATTTGTTCAGAGATCGAACGCCAGTTGCGCGGCGGCGAAGTGTTCGCGGACGAGCGCGCGGCATTCGAGTTGCTACACACCGTTATTGCGCTCGACATAGAGCCGCGGCCGGCCACTATCGCGCAAGGCGTGCTGTACGAGGCCCTGAAGACGGCCCGCGCCGAGCTGTATGGACACCTGACGCGGCTCTGGCATGCCCGCCGTGAGGTGCTCGAAGCACGACGGGAACAGTGGCTCGCTGGTCAACGCGACGTGCGGGCACTGCTACGTGACGTACTGAATGTGTTGTTGGCGGCCATCGCCGCAGCAGCGGTCGAGCGGACCTACGCGTTGGCCGAGCAGCACGCGATGGCGGCCGCGGTCATCGCTGAAATATGTGGCGACACAACGGTTGTCGTGGCACGACGCAACGCGGTGCACCGAGCGGTCACCGAGGCGATCCGCGTCTCGGCGCGCGGCACGGTGGTGGCGGAGGATGTTGATCCAAGCGGGCCGATCGAGGTGATCCGCGCAGACGTCGCACGGCGATTACGCGGAGAGGCGTCGACCGATTTTCGCGCCGCCGGTGAGCTGATGATCGCGGTGCGCTACCTGCTGGATCGACAGCCGGGCGAGCAACTCAGTTATGGCCCGCTGCGCGACGGTGTGCAGGCGGCCCGTGAGCCCGTCTATCAGCGCCTGGTTGCGCTATGGCAGGCCCGCCGCTCGAAAACCAACACCGGCAGGGAGATGCACGATCTCGACGTGCTACTTATAGATCTGGATAACGTTGTGGCGCAGGCGAGTACGGCCATCGCCATTGAACAGGCGTACGCGCGAGCCGAACGCCGTGCAATGGCAGCGGCGGTGGTTGCCGAAATTCGCGGCGACGGGCCGGGTATCGGCAGCCAGCTTAAGGCGGTACAGAGAGCCGCCGCCGACGCACTCGGCGCACTGGAAGCGCTCAGCACCACCGTTTAGGCCTCAGACACCGGTCGGGCCAGTTTGGAGTAGAGCGCCGACAGCGCCGGTGTCGACACGCCTACAGCGGATTTGCGTAGCGCCGGGGTTCATTGACTGCCGGCGAGGCTTCATTGCGCCGTATTTCCGGCGGCGCATGCCGATACTCGTTGGGAATGTCTGACACACGCTCGGGGAGGCCTTCGGTTTGATCGCCTCGCCAGTGGATGGTGTCTAGATCATCCTGCGGCTCAACGCAAACCGGACCCGACCAGCCCTCTTCAAGGTCGAGGAGGTAGTAATACAACGCCGGATCATCAAAGTCGGTCCACGGCCCAGGATCTATGAGGGACTTCCTGGTGTCACGGACGAGGCCCCAAGCAATTTCTGACGGTGGCGCCTGGTACACCAGGTACATCATGGGACCTTCGGTCCACGCATGGGAAACCAAGAACACGTAGTACCCCGGCGCTTCTCTCCCGGCATTGTCAGCGTTCTTAATCACGATGTACCGCAACAACTTTTGCAGCACATCGGAGGCGAACTGTCGCTGCCCTTCTGCCGGATCAGTTGATGGGGACATAGTTGTTCACCCACGGTGGTGTCCAGGTCCAGTTCGGCCCAATTTCTACTACTCCACTACCCCCTGCCAGGGGATACATGGTGATCACCCCCTTCTGTCCACCGCCGGGCACGGTCGGATTGCCTTGGCTCATGTTGGCGATTCGTGAGACTTTCGTCAGAGGGCGGCAGCCATCGGGTCTGGCCGTACGAGCCTCTCGTTCATGGCGAATACGTGTACTGCTCGCGCACCTCCATCACTGATTCCCACTGGGGAAATCCGGCGATTATTTCTGCATCGGACAACTCCATCATGTCCGGCGGCGCGCCGTCTAGGCCATCGACGTGTCCGATGTAGATCCGAGCGGTTAGTCCCGACATGGACAACCAATCGAAGTTCAAGACATACTCGGTCAATTTTTCAATGGCGGGCATCGCCCTTGGATCAGCAACTGTTCCGGGACGATCCGCGTCTCTTGCCCATATGTCGCCACCATTCGGTGCGATCAGCGGAGGGATATTAGACGTTGTCGGTGTCCAATAGCCTCGTGTGGAGTACCACGGATACTGGCGACTGGCATCGTTCGACCAGTCGACCTTCCCGACACCCGTTAGCACGACGAGAGCAGTATTTGAATCCTCGAAACCGCTCCATCGGATATCGAAGATAATTCCGGCGCGCGAGCGCTGCGGCGAAAGGCGCATATCGATAAACTCGGCTTCATTTAGAGCGCCCTGCTCGGTTAATGGGTTCGCCTTAGAAACTGTAGTCAGCATGACCTCCGGCGCGAACTCATAAAGTTCGCGAATCGAATAAGCGTTCATATGAAAGATCCTATCATCAGTTTGGCACGGGTATATGCGCAAAGGGATCTGAAGATAACATCGTCCGACCAGTAAACAGGTCCACTTCTTGACTCATAATATTGAGGTAATTCAAATATCCGTGGGGGTACTGGGCTGTTGGTTCCATCACTCGGATCGATACGACGCGTGGATCAATGCCTGGTTGATTTGGCGTTATCGAATAGATCCAACCTTGTCCAGATTTCGCCGGGGTGTCTGAGATAACTCCAGGCGGAACGCCGGGCAGGTTGACTCCGCCCGGGCCGATTACATTCGTGGGCGGGTGCTGCTGCGGTAAGACGTCTAGGTATTGTTGCTTTTCGGCGTTAAGTAATTGGGTTTCGACGTGAAAATCAGATCTTCGTGGATCGCTGGGGGGGAGCGATTCAATAAATGGCTTATAGATATGGTTGTGCTCCCATATCCTCTTGTTGACATCCTTCAACCCAGCGGCAGCTTGCTCACGCGACATCGGCTGCTCCGGCGGAGGTGGGCCTTGTTTCCAGGTGTGGTCGACGGCCTGGACCTGACTTCGGTCATTTAGTGCGTAGGTCGGCTCCGCTGATTTGGGCGAGGGCGTCGCGTAGGTCGGCGGGCAGTGGATCGGCGGCGGTGAGGGTGTGTTGGCCGGCTCGGATGTCCACGGTGCGGTATCGGCGTGTGGTGCGCACGAATTGCCGGATACTCCAACCGGTTTGGTGTTCGATCCAGTGGCTGACTGCGAGCGCGGCGAACACGATGTTTAGGTGGGCCTCGATGGACTCGCGTTTGTGGTGGTAGATCGGGCGGGCGGCCAGGTCGTGCTTGGACATCCGGAACGCCTTCTCGATCCGCCACAACTGGTGATACGCATCGATGACGAAGTCTGCGGTCTGGCCGGTCAGGTTGGTGGTGTAGCCCTTGATCCCGGCCAACTCGCGGGCTTTGGCTTCTAACTCCCGGTTCACCGACCGGTTCTCGCCGGTCACGGTGATGAACCGGTTGCGTTTGAGGGGGGCCTTCCCGTCGACGGCGGCCTGGGCTTTGGCTACCTGCTCATCGATACCACGCAGGGTGCGCCGGGCCCGGTCAGCACGGTACTGGTAGAAGATGACCCGGTCGGGGATCCCGCGGGCCTTCTCCTTGCTGCTGGCCGGCCAGGCCTGGGTGAAGATGTGCCCGTCAGGGATGTCCTCGCCGGGATGCTTGTCGCGCCATTCGCGTATGACGCCGGGCAGGAACGGGATCCTGGAGCCGAGGATGAAGGTCAGCCCGGCGGCGTAGATCGCTTTCTGGTTGTCCTCGGAGATCATGCCGGCATCAGCGACCACTGTGACATCGGTGAGTTGGTGGGCCTTCTTGAAGGCGTTGATGACGGGCAGCATCGTCTTGGTTTCACCCTTGTCGCCTTCAAATGCGTGTACTGCCAATGGAAATCCAGTCGCATCGGTGAGCAGGCCGATGGTGATCTGCGGTTCGAGCCGACGTTCTTTGGAGAATCCGGGCTCGCGGAATCCGTCGGCCTTATCGGTCTCGAAGTACAGCGTCGAGACGTCGTAGAGCACCAACGACGCCGGCCCCAACGCCGCCTGAACCGCGCACGCCTTGGACAACGCCCGGCCGAAAGCCGCTGTGGCGAACCGCGGCAGGTGCCGGGTCAGGGTGCGGTAGGACACCGTGGCGATACCGGTCTCGGCCAGTACCCGCAGCGAGTCGGCCTTACTGGTCGGCTCGATGATCCGGGCCAGCACCAGATCCCGGAACACCTCATCGGCTCCAGCGGCCCGATCGAAGCCAAGCCGGACATACGCAGCGCACAAGCTGTCCCACAAAAACGCCATCCGCGAAGAGACGATTTCCAAAGAGGCACCGGATATTTCGGTGTCACCGACATCAAGGTCGAGGGTCTGCTGACCTCCAGTAAGTGTCAATGGCCAGGTTGAAGTATCCGCTGGTGGCCAGATAGAAGTATCCACCCCGTGCGGTAGTTCCTAGGTTGGTGTGGGCGTCTCCTTCCGGTGTTTGGCGTCTTTCATGCGGTAGGAGTCACCGTCGGTGATGACGACGGTGGCGTGGTGCAGGAGGCGGTCGAGGATGCTGACCGCGGTGGTCTGTTCGGGCAGGAAGCGGCCCCACTGCTCGAAGGGCCAGTGCGATCCGATGGCCAGCGAGCGGCGTTCGTAGGCGCCGGCGACGAGCCGGAACAGCAACTGGGTGCCGGTGTCGTCGAGGGGGGCGAACCCGAGTTCGTCGAGGATGATCAGGTCGACCCGCAGCAGCGATTCGATGATCTTGCCGACGGTGTTGTCGGCCAGGCCGCGGTAGAGGGTTTCGACGAGGTCGGCGGCGGTGAAATAGCGGACCTTGTGTCCGGCGTGGATCGCGGCGGTTCCCAACCCGATCAGGGTGTGGGACTTGCCGGTGCCGGCGGGGCCGATGATCGCCAGATTCTGTTGCGCGCGAATCCATTCCAGACTCGACAGGTAGTCGAAGGTCTTCGGCGGGATGGAGGAGGCGGCCACGTCGAAGCTCTCCAACGTCTTGGGCACGGGGAACGCCGCGGCTTTGAGGCGGTTGACGACGTTCGAGGCGTCGCGGGCCGCCAGTTCGGTCTCGACCAGCGTGCGCAGAACCTCCTCGGGAGTCCAGCGTTGGGTCTTGGCGGTGATCAGGACTTCGGGTGCGGTGCGCCGCACCGCGGCCAGTTTCAACCGTCGCAACCCGGCATCCAGATCGGCGGCGAGGGGTGGAATCGATTTCGGTGCAACGGGTTCAGCGTCGGTGATGGGTGGCGTCCTGCTCATGGGATCACCTCGCCATCGGCCACGGCGGGGGTGATCCTGTAGGCGTCCAGGGAGCGGGTCGGGGCCACGGGCAGGTCGAGGATGAGCACGTCGCCAGCGGGTCGGGGCTGCGGCGCCCCGGTGCCCGCGGCCAGGATGGAACGCACGTCGGCGGCTCGGAACCGGCGGAACGCCACCGCCCGGTGCAGCGCGGAGACCAGGGCGTCGGTGCCGTGGGCCGCGCCGAGGGCGAGCAGGATCTCCAACTCCGAGGCCAGCCGGGTGTTGCCGATCGCCGCGGCGCCGACCAGGAACGCCTGCGCATCGGCGCCGAGGTCGCAGAACTGCTTCTCGACCATGGTCTTCGGGCGCGGGCCGCGACTGGGTGCTAGCCGGGGTCCGTCGTAGTGCTCATCGAGGATCGAGGTGCCGCCGGGTGCGACGAGTTCGTGTTCGGCCACGATCACCCCGGTGCCGGGCTCCAGCAGACAGATGGCGCCGTGGTCGACGACCACGGCCACCGTGGTGCCGATCAACCGCATCGGCACCGAGTAGCGCGCCGACCCGTACCGGATGCAGGACAGGCGGTCGACCTTGCGCAGCACCGATGGTGCCCCGATCTGCAGTCGCAGGGATGGGAGTGGTTGCAGCAGTTCATGTTCGACGATCAACCGTTCATCGGGAACCGCGCAGATCTCCGAATGGGTCGCGGCGTTCACTTCCGCGCACCACACCTCCGCCGCGGCATTGGCGATACGCAGATCGACCGGTGTTCCGGTGACGGCGGCCTCGGTCAACAGCGGGACGGCAAGATCGTCCTGGGCGTAGCCGCACAGGTTCTCCACGATGCCCTTGGACTGCGGGTCACTCGCATGACAGAAATCGGGAGCGAAGCCGTAGTGACCGGCCAGCCGGACGTAGTCCGGAGTCGGGACGACGACGTTGGCCACGACCCCGCCCTTGAGGCAGGCCATCCGGTCGGCCAGCACCCGCGCCGGGACCCCACCCGCGGCGGCCAGGGCTTCGGCGATCAATGCCAACGTGGTCGAGGCACGCTCGTTGGTGGCGAAGCGCACGAAGCGCCACCTCGAGAACGCCAGCACCGCACAGAACAGGAACAACCCCGGTCCGACTTGAGCCCAGTCGATGACCAGGTACTCACCGGGTTCCCACACGGCTGGACGACGGCCTCGGTGATTGGTGCTGCGCCACAACGCTTTCGCCTCCGCGACGAGGCGGCGGAAGTTACGATCAGAACCCGTGTAGCCCGCCGCACGGGCCTTCGGGAGCAGCCGCTTGGCCGAGATCCGACCCTTCGATTTCTCCACGCGTTCGGCGACCAGATCGGCGACCGCGTCGTAGTTGTGGGCCCGTTCGGCCCGCGGTGGTGGCGGGACGCCGGCCTGGTCGGCCTCGAACTTGTCCACGATCTTCTTGACGGTGCGGTGGGTGGTGCCGCAGTGCTCGGCGGCAGCCCTATACGACCCGAGCTGTTGGTAGGCGGAAATGATGTCCATTCGGTCCTTCGCAGATTTCAATGGAACTCCCCGGTGGTGGCGCTGAGTGGTTGGCGCCTTCACCGTCACCATCGGGGCCCGCAGTTCCTGATCGACACGACGAACACGGGGTGGATACTTTTATCTGGCCAAAAACGGATACCTCGACTTGGCCACCAGTGGGTACTTTTTCATGGCCACGGACAGTAAGCCGCCGTACGGCCGCCGTCTTGAGTGCTTGCAATTCCACCGCGTCATGAGCCGAACCCACATGCTCGATCGAGCGTGCACCGCGCCGCGACGACCACACAATCTGCACCGCTGTCGCCCCCGACTTGGTCCTCACCGTCCGCATATAGGCCACTCCGGCACCCTACGAACCCATCCGTTAGTGCACACATTCCGGCCCCAACGACCACAAAACAGCAGGTCCAAGCGTCGCGCCAACCCCAAACCGGAAAAGTGACCGAAGTCAGGTTAGAAACTGTAGTCAGCATGACCTCCGGCGCGAACTCATAAAGTTCGCGAATCGAATAAGCGTTCATATGAAAGATCCTATCATCAGTTTGGCACGGGTATATGCGCAAAGGGATCTGAAGATAACATCGTCCGACCAGTAAACAGGTCCACTTCTTGACTCATAATATTGAGGTAATTCAAATATCCGTGGGGGTACTGGGCTGTTGGTTCCATCACTCGGATCGATACGACGCGTGGATCAATGCCTGGTTGATTTGGCGTTATCGAATAGATCCAACCTTGTCCAGATTTCGCCGGGGTGTCTGAGATAACTCCAGGCGGAACGCCGGGCAGGTTGACTCCGCCCGGGCCGATTACATTCGTGGGCGGGTGCTGCTGCGGTAAGACGTCTAGGTATTGTTGCTTTTCGGCGTTAAGTAATTGGGTTTCGACGTGAAAATCAGATCTTCGTGGATCGCTGGGGGGGAGCGATTCAATAAATGGCTTATAGATATGGTTGTGCTCCCATATCCTCTTGTTGACATCCTTCAACCCAGCGGCAGCTTGCTCACGCGACATCGGCTGCTCCGGCGGAGGTGGGCCTTGTTTCCAGGTGTGGTCGACGGCCTGGATGTGAGGTTCGTGGTCGTGGGGGGTCTCCGGAAAGCTAGTGGTGGCAATTCCTGCCGTCGCAGCGGTGATCTTGGCGCCTGCTTCGTGTTCGACCCCGACGAGCTGGGTGGCGCGTTGGCGGATGTCGGCGGCGAAAGCTTGTACTTGTGCCTGACGAGATGCCTGTTCTGCGGTGCTGCGGCTGGTTCGGGTATCGGCGACAGAGAGGTCTTCGCCGACGTTGAAGCCGGCGTCGTTGGCTTCTTGGACGGCATAGATGACCCGCCGTTGGGCGGCGCCGATGGTTCCGGCGCCCTCACGCTCGATGACCGCGGCCTGACGCAGCTGGTCGGCCTTGGCGGTGACGATCACCAAATCACCGCCGGTTCGCGCTCGCAGCGCCTCGCCGCCAGCGCCGTCCCAGACAATGGTGTGAGATTGGTTGCGCATCTGCAGCAACACGTCCTCCCACAGGTCGGCTGTCCTGGACCAGTAGTGGGCCGCATCGATGAGATGCTCGGTATCCCAGGCCCTGAAGCTGCGACAGGGTCGGAAGCATCTACACCATCCGCGGTCGGACGGCCGCCATCTCCCCCGCCGCCGTCACTTCGTTGCTGCCATACCCCACGGCACCAGTCTCCACCGCACCGGTCGTCGCCTGGGTCCGGTTGGTCAAGACTTCTGCGGCGAGGCCGACCGCCGTATGAGCGCCGCCCACCGCCGCGGTCGTGGGTTGACACGGCCGCCCCGGTGTCGGTGATGCCAGGACGCTGAACCTAGTGCTGAGCTCACGCCACTGGCTCGCCGAGGCTCTGAGCTGATAGACATCGACACGCAGCTCACCGGTCTCCATCCTCGGGAAGTCTAATGATGTGGCGCGGGTCGGCAACTCACCCGAGGTCATCGGTCGCCGTGAACTGGGCCCACGGGGACCGACCAGACGAACTCTTGATCCCGACGCCAGGACCAGTCCAAGCGTTGGCGGGATCCGCCCAGCAATTTGCAGCGACGCCCTGTTGGTCGACCAGTACCCCCAGGAATTCAGCGCTATCGAAACAAGAGCACGCGCGAGCGGAGCACCCGGCAATGGCATCAGCGATTGTTGCCGAGATCCGCGCCGCCGCAAGGGTGCCGGCGCCTGCTCGATGTGGTGTGACAAGCCGCGGCCGATGCACTGCAAGCATTGCATCCGCACAGCTGGCTAGGATGAGTTCGTGATGTTGGTCGACACCGGCAGCGTCATCCGCCCGACGCGCAACTGGACAATAGCGCGCCAGCCGCCGCGGAAGAATAGGCTGCAGAACGAGAAACGTTGGGCCGCAATACATCCGGTGATCCAATGGAACTCCGCTACATAAGCATCGCCCTCCTGATTGCCGAAGCCGGCGGCGATCCGTGGACGGTCAACAGGAGCCTCCAAGCGGGGTCGCCCGGCTCAGATTTCCGATCTAGCCAGAGCTTTCCATGACGCGGGTGTCTCGACGGCCGAGGCCGACGCAGCATTCAATCAGGCGCGGCCAGCGTTTCGAATGGGCCTGGAACCGGGAGAACGGCGATCACCCAATCAACGACTCCGCTGAAGTGCAACGCGTAACCACGTCGCTGAAGCTCCAGGCTGCGCAACTGCCGAAGATTGCTGTCGATTTAGAGAACATCGCGGCCGCCCTGGCTGAGGCGCAACGGTCCGCCGGCTGGTATATCTCGGCGCTCGAGCAGGACCTTGAGGATATCGACTGCGAGATCGGTGAGGCCCTCGCCAACGATGATCAAGATGAGGCCAATGCGCTGTGCGACGACGCCGTTGCCGAAACGCGGGCAGTGCTGGTCCAGCTCAACCACATTCGCGACAGCTATTCGGCGATCCTGCAAAGCAGGCTCGGCAATCTGCGCGCCGACGGCGTCGACCCGGCAGAGATAGAAGTAGCCGACGAACTCTTGATCCCACCACCTGACACCAACCCCGAGCTGGTCAAGCGCTGGTGGGATTCCCTCAGCGACGAGCAACGACGCCTATTGGTCGATCAGCACCCGCAGGAGTTGGGCAACCTCAATGGCATTCCGGCCGAGGTACGCGATCAGGTCAACGTCGCGGTGATGAACGACGACCTCCGCCGCGTCGAAGATGCCGCCGGACAGCATGGACTATCGCCAGGGAGCCTTCGGGATAACGCGCTCAACAATCGGGACAACGATGTGTTCAGCAACCCCGGCAAGTACGGCCTCACCGCCGCAGATATCACCCGGTATCAGAACGCGGTAAAGACTAATGAGGGCCTCAACCACGACAAGGGGAATGACCCAGATCACCCGCGGCCCGTGATGCTATGGGCCTACGATCCGCTGGCCTATAACGGCAAGGGCAGGGCAGCGATCGCCATCGGCAACCCCGACAGGGCACAAAACACCTCCGTCATCGTGCCCGGCACTAACAGCAGCGTGAAAGGAGGCTGGTTGTACGACGGGCACAATGACGCCATCAATCTCTACGACCAGTCGGCCAAAGCGGACCCCACCCACTCCACCACAGTGATCGGCTGGATGGGCTATGACGCTCCCGCGTTCGACTTCCAAAATCCCGAAGCGGCTGTCACCGACCCGACCAAGCTGCAACAGGTCGGCACTCCGTGGATGGCGCGCCAGGGTGGTGCGGTGCTGGCCGCCGACGTCAACGGCCTAGCAGTTACCCACGAAGGTGGCACTCCGTCGCACGTCACCGTCATCGGGCACTCCTACGGATCGACCACAGTCGCCGATGCGTTCGCCAACAGCGGCATGCGCGCCAACGACGCCGTGTTGATCGGCTGCCCGGGAACCGATCTTGCGCACAGCGCCGCTGATTTTCACCTCAACGGCGGGCAAGTCTATGTAGGTGCCGCCTCCACCGACGCGATCAGCTGGATCGGCGAATCAGGAAGCGCGGTGCCCAATTGGGTCAACGACGCACTCGGCGCCCCTCTCGGGCCATTAGCGGGACTGGGCACCGATCCCGCTCACGACGGTTTCGGGTCGGTGCGCTTCCGCGCCGAAGTCGCCGGCACGCACAACGTGACCCCCTGGTTCAACGACCATTCGCACTACTACAACAAGGGCAGCGAGGCGCTGCACAATATCACCGAAATCACTGTCGGCCATGGTGACCACCTCGCGCGAGAGGGAATGCTGGCCCCCCATCGAGCCGAAGAACGGATCTCCAGCCCGACTCAAATACGTACCCCGTTCGGGACCATTCCGCTACCGCACGTTGAGGTCACCACGCCTGCCACTGTCGACCCCGAATGGGACCGGCCGGGAGATTCTGTCACTAATGACCATGATTTCAAGTAACTTCCGCCGGTCAGGCCTGCTCCGGCTTGCGGCAGTAGCGCTGACAATGGTTTTCCTGTTGGGAGGTTGTTCTCCGATGTATCCGTTTGCGCACGATGCTGATCACCCCGAGCATCCGCTCTCCGACGAGCAGGCCATGGCGCAGGTGATCGAGCCGGCCAAACAGATTGCGAAAGTAGCTGGACTACAGGATGTTTCAGGAGGATTCAGCTGGGA
The nucleotide sequence above comes from Mycobacterium pseudokansasii. Encoded proteins:
- the istB gene encoding IS21-like element helper ATPase IstB, with amino-acid sequence MSRTPPITDAEPVAPKSIPPLAADLDAGLRRLKLAAVRRTAPEVLITAKTQRWTPEEVLRTLVETELAARDASNVVNRLKAAAFPVPKTLESFDVAASSIPPKTFDYLSSLEWIRAQQNLAIIGPAGTGKSHTLIGLGTAAIHAGHKVRYFTAADLVETLYRGLADNTVGKIIESLLRVDLIILDELGFAPLDDTGTQLLFRLVAGAYERRSLAIGSHWPFEQWGRFLPEQTTAVSILDRLLHHATVVITDGDSYRMKDAKHRKETPTPT
- the istA gene encoding IS21 family transposase; amino-acid sequence: MKSAKDRMDIISAYQQLGSYRAAAEHCGTTHRTVKKIVDKFEADQAGVPPPPRAERAHNYDAVADLVAERVEKSKGRISAKRLLPKARAAGYTGSDRNFRRLVAEAKALWRSTNHRGRRPAVWEPGEYLVIDWAQVGPGLFLFCAVLAFSRWRFVRFATNERASTTLALIAEALAAAGGVPARVLADRMACLKGGVVANVVVPTPDYVRLAGHYGFAPDFCHASDPQSKGIVENLCGYAQDDLAVPLLTEAAVTGTPVDLRIANAAAEVWCAEVNAATHSEICAVPDERLIVEHELLQPLPSLRLQIGAPSVLRKVDRLSCIRYGSARYSVPMRLIGTTVAVVVDHGAICLLEPGTGVIVAEHELVAPGGTSILDEHYDGPRLAPSRGPRPKTMVEKQFCDLGADAQAFLVGAAAIGNTRLASELEILLALGAAHGTDALVSALHRAVAFRRFRAADVRSILAAGTGAPQPRPAGDVLILDLPVAPTRSLDAYRITPAVADGEVIP